The genomic stretch AGGCCCTCTACTACGGCAACGTCGTCGGGGGCGAGACGGAGAAACAGTTGCACACGGGACCGCAGGCGGCCTCCGTGCTCGGCATCCCCACCGTGCCGACGACGCGCTTCGAGACGGCCTGCGCCTCGTCGCACGCGGCCTTCCGCCACGCGGTCATGGAGCTCGCCGCGGGCGTCTCCGAGGTCGTCCTGGTCGGCGGCGCCGAGCGTGTGCTCAACGTGCCCACCGCCGAAGCGACCGAGTACTTCGCCTACGCCTCCGACGCCGTGTGGGAGCAGCCGGTCGGGCTCACCTTCCCCGGCGTCTTCGCGCTCATCGCGCGCGCCCACATGGCCAAGCACGGCACCACCGAGGAGCAGATGGCCCACGTCGCCGTGAAGAACCACCGGCACGGCGCGCTCAATCCAAAAGCCCAGTTCCAGAAGGAGATCACGCTCGAGCAGGTCCTCCGGAGCGCCTACGTGGCCGACCCGCTGAAGCTCTACGACTGCTGCCCGTTCACCGACGGCGGCGCCGCCGTGGTGCTGGCCTCGGAGGAGATTGCCCGCCAGCGCCGGCGCGGCATCTGGGTGCTCGGCTCGGCCGCCGCGTCCGACTCCATGCTGATGCACGACAAGCGCGATCTGGCCCGCGTGCCCGCCACCGAGCGCGCGGCGGCGGCGGCCTATCGCCAGGCGGGGCTGGGGCCCGAGGACGTGGACGTCGTCGAGCTGCACGACTGCTTCACCATCGCCGAGATCGTGGCCACGGAAGGCCTGGGCCTCTTCGAGCCCGGCACCGGTGGCCTCGCCGCCGAGAAGGGCTGGACGAGCCTGGGCGGCAAGATCCCCGTCAACACCTCCGGCGGGCTCAAGGCCAAGGGCCATCCGATCGGGGCCACGGGCGCCGCGCAGATCGTCGAGGTCGTCACGCAGCTCCGTGGCGAGGCCGGCCCGCGCCAGGTGGAGGGCGCCCGGATCGGCCTCACCCACACGCTGGGAGGCAACACCGCCACCGTTCTGGTGAGTCTCTTTGGCCGCGACTGAGCCCGTGATCACCCTCAAGAACTTCTTCGAGCGGGCCCGCGAAGGAGCGCTCACCGCGGTCAGGTGCGGCAAGTGCAGCGCGCTGGCGATCCCCCCCAAGGAGTTCTGCGAGTCCTGCCACCAGCGCGCGTGGGAGCCGGTGGCGCTCTCCGGCCAGGGCACGATCGCGTCGTACACGATCATCCGCGTCGCGCCCGCCCGCCACGCGGCGGAGGCGCCCTACGCCGTTGCGGTCGTGCAGCTGAAGGAAGGCGTGTCGCTGCTGGGGCGCATCGTGGACCTGCCGCTCGACAAGCTCCAGGTCGGCCTGCCCGTGAAGTTCCGCCCGCTCGTCGTGAACAGTCAGACCGCCCTCGGCTTCGGGCCGGCCTGAGCGTCGCCCGGCACCTTTTGTCTTCTTGGCACCCCCACTCCCGGGCTGTCACCGCCCGCCGGCTTTTGGTGCTGGTCACCCGCAGGAATCCCACGTCTTCGTAACGGCTTAGCGCCCCGGCACCCCAGCTCAGGGCGTGGCCCGCGAATTGCTCGCCTGCCCCTGTACCGCGCATGGGCCAGGACGTCAGAGCAACGGGGCCGGCCCCTTCCCCAGACGGCATCACTCGCGCGCCGTCGAATGGGGAAAACGCCTCAGTCGCGACCGACGACGTCGCGAGCCCGGTGCGGGCGACGGGCGCCGCCACGGGACATCGCCTGGTCTTCCACGGCCGGGGCTGGTCGCTCTTCGGTATCCACATCGTCAACGTCTTCCTCACCCTGGTCACGCTGGGCATCTACTACTTCTGGGCGAAGGTGCGCGTGCGGCGATACGTCTTCGGCCAGGCGGAGTTCGAGGGCGATCGCTTCACGTTCCACGGGCGCGGCACCGAGCTGCTGCTCGGCTTCATCAAGGCCGTGATCGTCTTCGGAATCCCCTTGACCGCCCTCAATTACGTCCCGCAGATCCTGGACGCCAGCACCCCCGTCACGGTGGCGACGTCGCTAGCAGCCTACGCGCTGGTGCTGGTGCTGATCCCGGTGGCGCGCGCCGGGGCCCGGCGCTACCGGCTGAGCCGGTCCTCGTGGCGGGGCATCCACTTCTCCTTCCGCGGGCGCACCGCCGAGTTCGTGCGGGTGTTCGTGGTCGGCTCGCTGCTGGCGGTGGTGACGCTGGGCCTCTACTACCCGGTCTTTGCCACGCGCAACCACGCGTTCATGATGCGGCACTCGTACTTCGGCACGGCGAAGTTCGACTTCGACGGTCACGGGCGCGACCTCCTGGTGAGCTTCCTCTACGCCGCCCTCCTGACGCTGCCGACGTTCGGCTTCGCCTGGTTCTGGTTCGCCGCCGCCAAGCGCCGGTACTTCTGGGAGCGCACCTCGTTCCTGGGCGCCCGCTTCCGGTCCACCGTCACCGGGGGGCGCCTGCTCCGGCTCAAGCTGGGCAATCTCCTGGTGATCATCGTCACCCTCGGTCTGGGCTGGCCGTTCGCCATGATCCGCACCGCGCGCTTCAATTGCCGGCACGTGATGCTCGAGGGCGCCCTCGACCTGGACGCGATCCGGCAGCAAGCCGAGGGAGCCACGGCCACCGGCGAAGGGCTGCTGAGCCTCTTCGAGGCCGACCTGGATCTCGGATGACCCATCCTGTGTCGACCAAAATGCGGCATCGCGCGCCGACCCTGCTCCTTCGAGCGCCGGCTTCGCCGGCGCAATCGGCGCTGGGGGAGGCCTCGGAGGGGGCCGTCGCGCCCTGCGGGCGCGCCTGTGAAGGCGCCCTCTCCGATCTATGACCTGGCAGGGGCACTACCTGGACGGCCAGAGCGCGCAACGGTGCCGGGCGACGGTCCGCGTGGCATCGACCGGGCTCGAGATCACGACCGAGGACGGTGTGACGCGCCGCTGGCTGTTTTCCCAGATTCGCCAGACGCAGGGCCATTACGCGGGAGAGCCGGTCCGCCTCGAGCGCGGAGGCGAGATGTCCGAGGCGCTCATCATGCCGGACGTCGCGTTCATCACGGCGGTGCGGGCGGCGGCAACCGCGCGGCGCGGGCGCTTTCACAACCCACGGTGGCGACTCCTCCGAACGCCCCTGACGCTGGCCGCCGGGCTCGCCGCCATCGGCCTCGTCGCCGTCCTCTATCGCTGGGGCATTCCCGCGGCGGCCGGCGTCGCCACCCGGTTCGTCCCGGTGGCGTGGGAGGCGCGGCTGGGCGACGAGGTCTTCGCGCGGCTGGTGGAGCCCGAGCATCGCTGCCAGAACCCCGACCGCCAGCGGGCCATCGACAGCATCCTGGCCCGGCTGACGCAGGTGCGGGGGGCCGGGCCCTATCGGCTGCGCGTCGCCGTCGTGGACCGCCCGGACGTGAATGCCCTGGCGCTGCCCGGC from Candidatus Methylomirabilota bacterium encodes the following:
- a CDS encoding YjgN family protein translates to MRATGAATGHRLVFHGRGWSLFGIHIVNVFLTLVTLGIYYFWAKVRVRRYVFGQAEFEGDRFTFHGRGTELLLGFIKAVIVFGIPLTALNYVPQILDASTPVTVATSLAAYALVLVLIPVARAGARRYRLSRSSWRGIHFSFRGRTAEFVRVFVVGSLLAVVTLGLYYPVFATRNHAFMMRHSYFGTAKFDFDGHGRDLLVSFLYAALLTLPTFGFAWFWFAAAKRRYFWERTSFLGARFRSTVTGGRLLRLKLGNLLVIIVTLGLGWPFAMIRTARFNCRHVMLEGALDLDAIRQQAEGATATGEGLLSLFEADLDLG
- a CDS encoding Zn-ribbon domain-containing OB-fold protein yields the protein MAATEPVITLKNFFERAREGALTAVRCGKCSALAIPPKEFCESCHQRAWEPVALSGQGTIASYTIIRVAPARHAAEAPYAVAVVQLKEGVSLLGRIVDLPLDKLQVGLPVKFRPLVVNSQTALGFGPA
- a CDS encoding M48 family metallopeptidase — translated: MTWQGHYLDGQSAQRCRATVRVASTGLEITTEDGVTRRWLFSQIRQTQGHYAGEPVRLERGGEMSEALIMPDVAFITAVRAAATARRGRFHNPRWRLLRTPLTLAAGLAAIGLVAVLYRWGIPAAAGVATRFVPVAWEARLGDEVFARLVEPEHRCQNPDRQRAIDSILARLTQVRGAGPYRLRVAVVDRPDVNALALPGGQIVVLRGLLEMTDSPEMLAGVLAHEVQHILQRHTTRAIIQHASTGLMVAAIAGDVSGIVTFALEGARVVGALNYSRRAEKEADAEGMRLLLQARVDPAGMIAFFERTLHPLERAAPNGMWRYLSTHPPSQDRVAALRALARSAGPPVKLLPDRDWKDVKRICAA
- a CDS encoding thiolase domain-containing protein; this encodes MRRVAVIGVGVTKFGKHDRTSAELFAEAARDALADAELPPSAVQALYYGNVVGGETEKQLHTGPQAASVLGIPTVPTTRFETACASSHAAFRHAVMELAAGVSEVVLVGGAERVLNVPTAEATEYFAYASDAVWEQPVGLTFPGVFALIARAHMAKHGTTEEQMAHVAVKNHRHGALNPKAQFQKEITLEQVLRSAYVADPLKLYDCCPFTDGGAAVVLASEEIARQRRRGIWVLGSAAASDSMLMHDKRDLARVPATERAAAAAYRQAGLGPEDVDVVELHDCFTIAEIVATEGLGLFEPGTGGLAAEKGWTSLGGKIPVNTSGGLKAKGHPIGATGAAQIVEVVTQLRGEAGPRQVEGARIGLTHTLGGNTATVLVSLFGRD